The following coding sequences are from one Musa acuminata AAA Group cultivar baxijiao chromosome BXJ1-6, Cavendish_Baxijiao_AAA, whole genome shotgun sequence window:
- the LOC135676308 gene encoding B-box zinc finger protein 23-like, with translation MKIQCNACEAAEAAVLCCADEAALCWACDERVHAANKVAGKHQRVSLLSDGAVGSGSSTRGVPKCDICQEASGFFFCLEDRALLCRSCDLAIHTANPYVSAHQRFLVTGVRVGLDPTEPVAPAACQQSHSAGRVVVSLSEHLPTGTHLVSSTETNAVSSSQIANQNGGLLVSKAPLYGFSMSETILDWPLDDFFGFPDFNQNFGFTEHSASKADSGRHGSSQGSPTCRSTDDDRNADECLGKVPEFRTVPKIPPPPTASGLSWQRNRHYPASNNTVFVPDICSSYDPNSFDASAGSKRRRRQ, from the exons atgaagATTCAGTGTAATGCATGCGAGGCGGCGGAGGCGGCAGTGCTCTGCTGCGCGGACGAGGCGGCGCTTTGCTGGGCCTGCGACGAGAGGGTGCACGCCGCCAACAAGGTTGCCGGGAAGCACCAGAGGGTCTCGCTCCTCTCCGATGGCGCCGTTGGCAGCGGCTCTTCAACCCGCGGCGTCCCCAAGTGCGACATCTGCCAG GAGGCCTCTGGCTTCTTCTTTTGCTTGGAAGACCGTGCGTTGCTTTGCAGGAGTTGTGATCTTGCTATCCACACGGCAAATCCTTATGTGTCTGCTCACCAAAGATTTCTAGTAACAGGGGTGCGAGTAGGTCTTGATCCCACTGAGCCAGTCGCACCTGCTGCATGCCAGCAGTCGCATTCCGCAGGAAGAGTGGTCGTCTCACTATCCGAACACTTGCCTACAGGTACTCATCTTGTGTCGTCAACTGAGACTAACGCAGTCTCATCCAGCCAAATAGCCAACCAAAACGGGGGTTTATTGGTAAGTAAAGCCCCACTCTATGGATTCAGTATGTCCGAGACTATATTGGATTGGCCTTTGGACGATTTCTTCGGCTTCCCAGATTTCAACCAAAACTTTGGTTTCACGGAGCATAGTGCTTCTAAG GCTGACAGCGGAAGACATGGAAGCTCTCAAGGGTCGCCAACTTGTCGATCCACTGACGATGATCGGAATGCTGACGAATGCTTGGGAAAGGTACCGGAGTTCCGGACGGTACCGAAGATCCCACCCCCTCCCACAGCTTCAGGGCTCAGCTGGCAGAGAAACCGGCATTACCCTGCATCCAACAATACCGTCTTTGTGCCTGACATATGTTCTTCGTACGATCCTAATAGTTTCGACGCATCAGCTGGTTCAAAGCGTCGTCGTCGGCAGTAG
- the LOC103987833 gene encoding aquaporin NIP1-1, with the protein MAREGENANANGRRERSMEEGAAGDGREEGVNPDHGYASSADKGCGLSLSIPFLQKILAEIFGTYFLIFAGCASVTVNLSKGMITFPGICVVWGLAVMVMVYSVGHISGAHFNPAVTIAFATCGRFPWKQVPAYVFAQLLGATLASGTLRLMFGGKHEHFPGTIPAGSDVQSLVLEFIISFYLMFVISGVATDNRAIGELAGLAVGATILLNVLIAGPISGASMNPARTLGPAIVANRWEGFWVYIVGPICGTVVGAWAYNLIRFTNKPLREITKSGSFLKSFRNNST; encoded by the exons ATGGCAAGAGAAGGGGAGAATGCTAACGCGAACGGGAGGCGAGAGAGGTCTATGGAGGAGGGAGCCGCCGGTGATGGGAGAGAAGAGGGCGTCAACCCTGACCATGGATATGCGAGCTCTGCCGACAAAGGTTGTGGGTTGAGCTTATCTATTCCTTTCTTGCAGAAG ATCCTTGCTGAAATATTCGGGACATACTTTCTGATCTTCGCGGGATGTGCTTCGGTCACTGTAAATCTGAGCAAGGGAATGATCACCTTTCCGGGCATCTGCGTCGTGTGGGGGCTCGCCGTCATGGTCATGGTGTACTCCGTCGGCCACATATCCGGTGCCCACTTCAACCCGGCCGTCACGATCGCCTTCGCCACATGCGGGAGGTTCCCATGGAAACAG GTGCCAGCTTACGTTTTTGCTCAGCTTCTGGGCGCGACGCTGGCGAGCGGCACGCTGCGTTTGATGTTCGGGGGGAAGCACGAGCACTTCCCGGGGACGATACCGGCCGGCTCGGACGTGCAGTCGCTTGTTCTCGAGTTCATTATCTCGTTCTACCTGATGTTTGTGATCTCAGGAGTGGCCACCGACAACAGAGCA ATCGGAGAATTGGCGGGGTTAGCAGTCGGAGCTACAATCTTATTGAATGTGCTCATCGCCGG GCCTATCTCGGGAGCATCGATGAACCCGGCGAGGACGCTGGGGCCGGCGATCGTGGCCAACCGGTGGGAGGGGTTCTGGGTCTACATCGTGGGTCCCATCTGTGGGACCGTGGTGGGGGCGTGGGCTTACAACCTCATTCGCTTCACCAACAAGCCCCTCCGTGAGATCACCAAGAGCGGCTCCTTCCTCAAGAGCTTCAGGAACAACTCCACCTGA